A window of the Deltaproteobacteria bacterium genome harbors these coding sequences:
- a CDS encoding ABC transporter permease — translation MTLFLMARRSLQQHAAAAWLTALSVALASGLAMSVWAVEAQAFRAFTGGPAGFDAVLGARGSQLQLVLNTVFHLETSPGNIPWSLYEEMKRDPRVELAIPYAVGDNYRGFRIVGTTESLFTDFHYREGQRFGLEPGGRWFAPDQPEAVIGSAVAQRTRLKTGARFRPSHGLYSAAGNGHGHHDGDHEDDADEHAHEDVYTVTGVLKPTNSPSDRVIWIPVEGLFRMDGHVLRGAGAEYRPEPGVEIPDEHKEVSAVMLKLKTPMAGFALHQSVNRQGREATLAWPVASVMAGLFDKLGWMSRVLRLVALLVAAVAAASVAAALYASLNGRQREFAILRALGARRRTLLGAVMLETAAISAGGAMLGWAVYGAILALTATVIRQQTGVVIAVLEWHPALVAVPAALTLLGTAAGLLPAARAYRTSVATGLAPAN, via the coding sequence ATGACGCTTTTTCTCATGGCCCGCCGGAGCCTGCAGCAGCACGCCGCCGCCGCGTGGCTCACGGCGCTGTCGGTGGCGCTCGCCTCGGGGCTCGCCATGTCGGTCTGGGCAGTGGAGGCACAAGCCTTCCGTGCGTTTACAGGCGGGCCCGCCGGATTCGACGCCGTGCTGGGAGCGCGGGGTAGCCAGCTCCAGCTTGTGCTCAACACCGTGTTCCATCTGGAAACCTCGCCCGGCAACATCCCGTGGTCGCTCTATGAGGAGATGAAAAGGGATCCCCGCGTCGAACTCGCCATTCCGTATGCCGTGGGGGACAACTACCGGGGGTTCCGCATCGTCGGAACCACGGAAAGCCTGTTTACCGATTTCCATTACCGCGAGGGACAGCGGTTCGGGCTGGAGCCGGGCGGCAGATGGTTCGCGCCAGACCAGCCGGAGGCAGTGATCGGCAGCGCAGTTGCCCAGCGGACCCGGCTGAAAACGGGAGCGCGGTTCAGGCCTTCGCACGGGCTCTATTCAGCCGCAGGCAACGGGCACGGGCACCATGACGGGGACCATGAAGACGACGCCGATGAACACGCCCATGAGGACGTCTACACGGTTACAGGGGTCTTGAAGCCCACCAATTCACCCTCGGACCGGGTGATCTGGATACCGGTCGAGGGTTTGTTCCGGATGGACGGGCACGTGCTCCGGGGGGCAGGCGCCGAATACCGGCCGGAACCCGGCGTCGAGATTCCGGACGAGCACAAGGAAGTGAGTGCCGTCATGCTGAAACTGAAAACCCCCATGGCGGGATTCGCCCTGCACCAGTCGGTGAACCGGCAGGGCAGGGAGGCAACGCTCGCCTGGCCAGTAGCCAGCGTGATGGCCGGCCTGTTCGACAAGCTGGGATGGATGAGCCGGGTGCTTCGCCTGGTCGCCCTGCTGGTGGCCGCCGTCGCGGCGGCATCGGTGGCGGCGGCGCTGTATGCGAGCCTGAACGGGCGGCAACGGGAGTTTGCCATCCTGCGGGCGCTCGGCGCCCGGCGCCGGACGCTGCTTGGCGCAGTGATGCTGGAGACGGCGGCCATTTCGGCTGGCGGCGCCATGCTTGGGTGGGCGGTTTATGGAGCAATTCTCGCCCTGACAGCCACCGTGATCCGTCAGCAAACAGGAGTTGTCATTGCGGTTCTTGAGTGGCATCCAGCGCTCGTTGCTGTTCCGGCAGCCCTGACCCTGCTCGGTACTGCCGCCGGACTGTTGCCGGCAGCGCGGGCCTACCGGACCAGCGTGGCCACCGGGCTGGCACCCGCGAACTAG
- a CDS encoding EAL domain-containing protein, whose translation MIGEAEKNTPPAADSSRTDLIGFRFLPLLVFVAFSITWIYFTDALVALVVSDSRIVADLQTAKGMIYIAGCSLFLYWLLRRHQRSEAEAQGRASLYASDARHARTERDRLFDLSQDLLAVATKDGWLIQANQAWTDTLGWSKKELLSTHALDTTHPDDQEQLKRFFAEAQAGKEHFSWQDRTLTKDGGYRWIAWSARMVPETGIVYLVGRDITAAREQQEQIQHHSEAVERLNRSFRVIHECNGILVEPTSEPEMLQAMCKILNELGGYRLAMIAMPEQDAKKTVRIAAFAGLDSSFIESLNLSWGEGERGNSPSGIALRTGERVVSRDIATDNFMTPWRDAALSREIRSIIALPLKTAGKTVGVLSISATKPDAFDKDEIELLEELAGDIAYGIHARRMATSRQRDEDELRLAAGVMETSLDAILIVREDGRIRTVNWSFCGLTGHAADEVTGKSMESLLVLNETGFRQQKEAVARRGAWQGECEIRKRDGSRIPCQLRLTAVSAGGGKIAAYVASLQDVTPLKLAEGDLMKSSQYDRLTGLPNRLKFLGDLDAIIRSVRLRRETVGVAVIDVDRFGSINELFGHEAGDGLLQEIGRRLADNLKQGSWAARLGDDEFGILIAGAANVTEVTAEVQRLHSRLSQPYLLDDRQVFLNVSMGISTHPGGGETAAELLLNAGIALKHVREEGGNHFLLFQNHWKQQSRTRFDIETRIRHAVERGELVLHYQPVVNIETGRISGLEALARWTNPDLGPVSPSDFIPVAEQNGTILSICEWSMETACRQIVEWKQAGLRPPPVAINLTARQFHERDLLRWITDLLESYKLGGSHLAFELTEGSVMRQVSYAMAVLRAIKALGSPVYIDDFGTGYSSFSYLTRLSIDALKIDASFIRNLHRNADDQTVVRSMILMAHNLGLKVVAEGVETPEQADWLRNEKCDRIQGFLYSPAVDGNSIARMLQNGNLTGSAAIQPPIKGTEKSL comes from the coding sequence GTGATTGGCGAGGCCGAAAAGAATACACCGCCCGCAGCGGACTCCAGCCGGACCGACCTGATTGGTTTCAGATTTCTGCCACTGCTCGTCTTCGTGGCCTTCAGTATTACCTGGATATACTTCACGGACGCTCTTGTCGCCCTGGTGGTCAGTGACTCCCGGATCGTAGCTGACCTCCAGACGGCAAAAGGGATGATCTATATTGCTGGATGCTCCCTGTTTCTTTACTGGCTGCTTCGCCGGCATCAACGCTCGGAGGCAGAGGCACAAGGGCGCGCCAGCCTCTATGCCAGCGATGCCAGGCACGCCCGCACCGAGCGGGACCGCCTGTTTGACCTTTCCCAGGACCTCCTGGCCGTCGCGACCAAAGATGGATGGCTGATCCAGGCGAACCAGGCCTGGACGGATACCCTCGGCTGGTCGAAGAAAGAACTCCTTTCGACCCATGCCCTCGATACCACCCATCCGGACGACCAGGAGCAGTTGAAACGTTTTTTCGCCGAAGCCCAGGCCGGGAAGGAGCATTTCTCATGGCAGGACCGGACCCTGACCAAGGACGGCGGTTACCGGTGGATCGCCTGGAGCGCACGGATGGTTCCCGAGACAGGTATCGTCTATCTGGTCGGACGGGATATCACCGCCGCCCGCGAGCAGCAGGAACAGATACAGCACCATTCGGAAGCGGTGGAGCGGCTGAACCGCTCATTCCGTGTAATCCACGAGTGCAACGGTATTCTGGTGGAGCCCACCAGCGAGCCGGAAATGCTGCAGGCCATGTGCAAAATACTGAACGAGCTGGGCGGTTACCGGCTCGCCATGATCGCAATGCCCGAGCAGGATGCGAAAAAGACTGTCCGGATCGCCGCGTTTGCCGGACTCGACAGTTCGTTCATCGAATCCCTCAATCTTTCATGGGGTGAAGGCGAACGGGGCAACAGTCCCAGCGGCATTGCCCTCCGCACGGGCGAGCGTGTGGTTTCCCGCGACATCGCCACCGACAATTTCATGACACCGTGGCGTGACGCCGCCCTGTCGCGGGAGATCCGGTCCATCATTGCGCTTCCCCTGAAAACTGCCGGGAAAACAGTTGGCGTTCTCAGTATCTCCGCAACGAAGCCGGATGCTTTCGACAAAGATGAGATCGAGCTCCTGGAGGAACTCGCCGGAGACATCGCCTACGGTATTCACGCCCGGCGCATGGCAACCAGCCGCCAGCGTGATGAGGACGAACTCCGGCTGGCGGCCGGGGTGATGGAAACCTCGCTCGACGCGATCCTGATCGTCCGCGAGGACGGACGCATCCGGACGGTGAACTGGAGTTTCTGCGGACTGACGGGCCATGCGGCGGACGAAGTAACCGGCAAGTCCATGGAGTCCCTTCTTGTCCTGAACGAAACCGGGTTCCGGCAGCAGAAGGAGGCGGTCGCACGGCGGGGGGCCTGGCAGGGGGAGTGCGAAATCCGCAAGCGGGATGGTTCACGGATTCCGTGCCAGCTCCGTCTGACAGCAGTATCGGCAGGCGGCGGGAAGATTGCCGCATATGTGGCCAGCCTGCAGGACGTGACCCCGCTGAAACTCGCTGAAGGCGACCTGATGAAATCGAGCCAGTATGACCGGCTGACCGGACTGCCCAACCGGCTCAAGTTCCTCGGCGATCTGGACGCAATCATCCGGTCAGTCAGGCTCCGGCGTGAAACAGTCGGCGTTGCGGTGATTGATGTGGACCGGTTTGGCAGCATCAACGAACTGTTCGGCCATGAGGCGGGCGACGGCCTGCTTCAGGAAATCGGCCGCCGCCTTGCGGACAACCTCAAGCAGGGAAGCTGGGCGGCCCGGCTCGGCGATGACGAGTTCGGGATATTGATCGCGGGAGCCGCGAATGTGACGGAAGTGACGGCGGAGGTGCAGAGGCTCCATAGCCGGCTGTCGCAGCCTTACTTGCTGGACGACCGGCAGGTCTTCCTGAATGTCAGCATGGGCATCTCCACGCACCCTGGCGGCGGCGAGACTGCCGCCGAACTTCTGCTGAATGCCGGAATCGCCCTCAAGCATGTGCGTGAGGAGGGCGGCAACCATTTCCTGCTGTTCCAGAACCACTGGAAGCAGCAGAGCCGGACCCGGTTCGATATCGAGACGCGAATCCGCCATGCGGTCGAGCGTGGCGAACTGGTTCTGCACTACCAGCCCGTTGTGAATATCGAAACCGGCCGGATCTCGGGGCTTGAAGCCCTGGCGCGATGGACCAATCCGGATCTGGGCCCGGTTTCACCATCCGACTTCATTCCCGTGGCCGAACAGAACGGGACCATCCTCTCGATCTGCGAATGGTCCATGGAGACCGCCTGCCGGCAGATTGTGGAATGGAAACAGGCAGGCCTCCGCCCGCCACCGGTGGCGATCAACCTGACCGCCCGGCAGTTCCACGAGCGGGATCTGCTCCGGTGGATCACCGATCTTCTGGAATCGTACAAACTTGGCGGATCCCATCTGGCTTTCGAACTTACCGAGGGGAGCGTCATGCGGCAGGTCAGCTATGCGATGGCCGTGCTCCGGGCAATCAAGGCACTGGGCTCCCCCGTCTATATCGATGATTTTGGAACGGGCTATTCGTCATTCAGCTACCTGACGCGGCTCTCCATCGACGCGCTCAAGATCGACGCCTCGTTCATCCGGAACCTCCACCGCAATGCGGACGACCAGACGGTTGTCCGTTCGATGATCCTCATGGCGCACAACCTGGGCCTCAAGGTCGTAGCCGAAGGCGTGGAAACCCCGGAGCAGGCCGACTGGCTGCGGAACGAAAAATGCGACCGGATCCAGGGATTCCTGTACAGCCCGGCGGTGGACGGTAACTCCATCGCCCGGATGCTGCAAAACGGGAACCTGACTGGCTCCGCAGCCATCCAGCCGCCCATTAAAGGCACGGAGAAGTCCCTGTGA
- a CDS encoding ABC transporter ATP-binding protein, whose product MAAPAIEIAGLRKTFPLPGEGGAEVEIVNIPAFSLETGSQTALAGESGSGKTTLLNLISGILMPESGSIRIAGTDITALSEAARDRHRARHTGYVFQSFNLLQGYSALENVTLASSLAGTANTARARELLDRVGLGGKLRHRPRELSAGQQQRVAVARALINRPTVVLADEPTGSLDARNAAAVLDLLQTLCREEGAALLLVSHDPKVTGAFGTVIAFSELNQASGSRGIQGGNAA is encoded by the coding sequence ATGGCCGCCCCCGCCATCGAAATTGCCGGACTCCGCAAAACTTTCCCGCTCCCCGGCGAAGGGGGTGCGGAAGTCGAAATCGTGAACATACCGGCCTTTAGCCTGGAGACTGGATCCCAGACAGCACTTGCCGGGGAGAGCGGTTCGGGAAAAACGACCCTTCTCAACCTCATATCCGGCATCCTCATGCCCGAATCGGGCAGCATCCGGATAGCGGGAACCGACATCACCGCCCTTTCTGAAGCCGCCCGGGACCGCCACCGGGCGCGGCACACGGGCTATGTGTTTCAGTCGTTCAACCTGCTGCAGGGCTACTCGGCGCTGGAAAACGTTACGCTCGCTTCCAGCCTCGCGGGCACTGCGAATACAGCACGGGCAAGGGAACTGCTGGACCGTGTGGGCCTCGGCGGAAAACTCCGCCACCGGCCACGGGAACTGTCGGCCGGACAGCAGCAGCGGGTCGCCGTGGCACGGGCGCTCATCAACCGCCCGACGGTGGTATTGGCCGACGAACCCACCGGAAGTCTCGACGCCAGAAATGCCGCCGCCGTTCTGGATCTCCTGCAAACGCTCTGCCGCGAGGAAGGTGCGGCCCTGCTGCTGGTGAGCCACGACCCGAAGGTGACGGGAGCATTCGGGACGGTCATCGCCTTCAGCGAACTGAACCAGGCATCAGGAAGCAGGGGTATCCAGGGGGGAAACGCCGCATGA
- the smc gene encoding chromosome segregation protein SMC gives MKIKRIEAWGFKSFADGIALDLHEGITAIVGPNGCGKSNIVDALRWAMGERSAKYLRGHEMFDVIFQGSDSRKPQDTAEVALTFVNDGKGWVQGALKDYSEVEIRRRLSRDGTSEYFINRVQCRARDIQDFFMDAGVGGLRGFSIIQQGQVDRLVTAKPEERRLFLEEVAGIVKYRSRRELALSRMERTEQNLARVGDVVKELSRHVSYLERQVGKARKYRELSERLNLLDRERLRRLHQRISGALEEASARVAGLETQLTERQRAATEDQSLRETVRLELQRLEKAMNDAREMMRRADVDRESTLGKVRLVEGGISHLESDEVKAATEIEGLQQKIAVMAVETETTIRAISETSASLETARARLAEQSGRARELAHVRGEHAARREAVQKAAFQTEKELEKGEQAAKTASERIDELIRRRSGVESDLSAREAQLAELKQMAFGFENELKDAERSRDALKQRIGEAEAGVAGAVRREEAAAGHVDQIRRQHSAEAAKLESLRALEARYEGYDEGVKAIMLHAEHRLAHEGKNGIYGLVADVIEPEADVEMAVESVLGSRLQSVVVKSQEVGIEAVDYLKQMSVGRSSFVPLSGRAYFADAVQGGDAPGLIGPLRDRVQVKEGFDPVVDVLLGDVLLVDSLDNALHIWSRTGQRQMLVTMAGDVVDPKGVITGGKLPQESGILRKKRDLREIDQTVRQLASDLASAELELSRIKEDRIAAETALDELRAGFHREDIRVVRGGSDLKQARDREAGLSDGIASLRAQLDRVQEDLARISGERMALDGKITELKADRERLAAELAGHEEAFLAADVAAREAESGLAGLREDIVGLEAALRRHEENRARLEHEQSVSASQAEAIRRASEQRAAEIASRRRELEELQELLQGIETEKQKTASNVEATVAAYEQGRAQVAELETRLHRTQDSLSEVQGELAGWRARQNEQNLQLDYLVREVRERYETDLPLPEATEDELRASAEYESYETLDEEVQKIRRDRDRLGPVNIEALDEQSDVNQRLEKLMEEEGDLKKALEDLRDSIQKINRTTRDRFKETFDFVNQRFGEVFVRLFRGGRAELHLSDPDNLLESGIEIMAQPPGKKLQDVNLLSGGEKALTAIAFVLAMFLTRPSPFCLLDEVDAPLDDANIGRFNDVVRELTRLAQVVVITHNRQTMEVADTLSGVTMEEPGVSKLVSVKLH, from the coding sequence GTGAAAATCAAACGAATCGAAGCTTGGGGCTTCAAGAGTTTTGCAGACGGTATCGCGCTGGATCTCCACGAGGGCATTACGGCCATCGTCGGTCCCAACGGCTGCGGCAAGTCGAACATCGTGGACGCCCTCCGCTGGGCCATGGGCGAGCGGAGCGCGAAGTACCTGCGCGGCCATGAAATGTTCGACGTGATCTTCCAGGGCTCCGACAGCCGCAAGCCCCAGGATACGGCCGAGGTGGCGCTCACCTTCGTCAACGACGGCAAGGGCTGGGTGCAGGGCGCGCTCAAGGACTACAGCGAGGTGGAGATCCGGCGGCGTCTCAGCCGTGACGGCACGAGCGAGTATTTCATCAACCGCGTCCAGTGCCGGGCCCGTGACATCCAGGATTTTTTCATGGATGCCGGAGTCGGCGGGCTCCGCGGTTTTTCGATCATCCAGCAGGGGCAGGTGGACCGTCTTGTCACGGCCAAGCCCGAGGAGCGGCGCCTGTTCCTCGAGGAAGTGGCCGGAATCGTCAAGTACCGGAGCCGCCGGGAACTGGCGCTCTCGCGCATGGAGCGCACCGAGCAGAATCTCGCCCGCGTGGGCGATGTGGTGAAGGAACTCAGCCGTCACGTTTCCTACCTTGAGCGGCAGGTGGGCAAGGCCCGCAAATACCGGGAGCTGTCGGAACGGCTGAACCTTCTCGACCGTGAGCGGCTCCGGCGTCTGCACCAGCGGATTTCGGGTGCGCTGGAGGAAGCCTCTGCCAGGGTGGCCGGCCTGGAGACGCAGCTGACCGAACGGCAGCGTGCCGCCACCGAAGACCAGTCCCTGCGCGAAACAGTACGGCTCGAGCTCCAGCGGCTTGAGAAGGCGATGAACGACGCCCGTGAAATGATGCGCCGTGCGGATGTGGACCGCGAGAGCACGCTCGGAAAGGTGCGGCTCGTTGAAGGCGGCATCAGTCACCTGGAATCCGACGAGGTGAAGGCCGCGACCGAGATAGAGGGCCTTCAGCAGAAGATCGCAGTAATGGCCGTCGAGACCGAAACTACCATCCGGGCTATTTCGGAAACGTCCGCTTCACTTGAAACCGCACGGGCGCGGCTTGCCGAACAGTCTGGCCGGGCAAGGGAACTTGCCCATGTAAGGGGCGAGCACGCTGCCCGGCGCGAGGCAGTCCAGAAAGCCGCTTTCCAGACCGAAAAGGAGCTGGAAAAGGGCGAGCAGGCGGCAAAAACCGCTTCTGAGCGGATCGACGAGCTGATCCGGCGGCGGAGCGGCGTGGAGTCTGATCTGTCCGCCCGCGAGGCCCAGCTCGCTGAACTGAAACAGATGGCTTTCGGTTTCGAAAACGAGCTGAAGGACGCGGAGAGAAGCCGCGACGCATTGAAGCAGCGCATTGGGGAAGCCGAGGCGGGGGTCGCCGGGGCCGTCCGCCGTGAGGAGGCCGCCGCCGGTCATGTGGACCAGATTCGCCGCCAGCATTCGGCCGAAGCGGCAAAGCTCGAATCCCTCCGGGCGCTCGAGGCCCGGTACGAAGGTTACGACGAAGGTGTCAAGGCGATCATGCTTCATGCCGAGCACCGGCTCGCGCATGAGGGCAAGAATGGAATCTATGGCCTGGTCGCCGACGTGATCGAGCCGGAAGCCGACGTCGAGATGGCGGTGGAAAGCGTGCTGGGAAGCCGTCTCCAGTCGGTCGTCGTCAAGAGCCAGGAAGTCGGTATCGAGGCGGTGGACTACCTGAAGCAGATGTCGGTGGGCCGCAGTTCCTTCGTGCCGCTGTCGGGCCGCGCCTATTTCGCCGATGCAGTGCAGGGAGGCGATGCGCCGGGCCTGATTGGTCCGCTCCGCGACCGGGTGCAGGTCAAGGAAGGTTTTGACCCGGTGGTGGACGTACTGCTGGGGGATGTGCTGCTTGTGGACAGCCTCGATAACGCCCTCCATATCTGGTCCCGGACCGGACAGCGGCAGATGCTGGTCACGATGGCGGGGGACGTGGTGGACCCCAAGGGGGTCATTACCGGCGGGAAGCTGCCGCAGGAGTCGGGCATTTTGCGGAAGAAGCGCGATCTGCGCGAAATCGACCAGACCGTGCGCCAACTCGCCTCGGATCTGGCGTCCGCCGAACTGGAGCTGAGCCGTATCAAGGAGGACCGGATCGCTGCCGAAACGGCCCTTGATGAACTGCGGGCCGGATTCCACCGCGAGGACATCCGCGTCGTGAGGGGCGGGAGCGACCTGAAGCAGGCCCGCGACCGCGAGGCCGGGCTGTCTGACGGCATCGCCAGCCTCCGGGCACAGCTTGACCGTGTGCAGGAAGACCTTGCCCGCATTTCGGGCGAGCGGATGGCGCTCGACGGAAAGATCACGGAACTGAAGGCTGACCGTGAACGGCTGGCAGCAGAACTTGCCGGCCATGAAGAGGCGTTCCTTGCGGCCGATGTGGCGGCCCGGGAGGCTGAATCGGGACTTGCGGGACTCAGGGAAGATATCGTCGGGCTTGAGGCCGCACTCCGCCGCCATGAAGAAAACCGCGCACGGCTGGAGCATGAGCAGTCGGTTTCTGCGAGCCAAGCCGAGGCGATCCGGCGGGCTTCGGAGCAGCGTGCGGCCGAAATCGCCAGCCGCCGCCGGGAACTGGAGGAGCTCCAGGAACTGCTTCAGGGCATCGAAACTGAAAAGCAGAAGACAGCTTCCAATGTGGAAGCCACTGTCGCAGCGTATGAACAGGGACGGGCGCAGGTGGCCGAGCTTGAGACCCGCCTGCACCGGACCCAGGATTCACTCTCGGAAGTGCAGGGTGAGCTGGCTGGCTGGCGTGCTCGCCAGAATGAACAGAACCTTCAGCTTGACTATCTGGTCCGGGAGGTCCGCGAGCGGTACGAAACGGACCTTCCCCTTCCCGAAGCCACCGAAGATGAGCTCCGGGCATCGGCGGAGTACGAATCGTACGAGACGCTTGACGAGGAAGTGCAGAAGATCCGCCGCGATCGGGACCGCCTGGGTCCGGTTAACATCGAGGCGCTCGACGAGCAGAGCGACGTGAACCAGCGGCTCGAAAAGCTGATGGAAGAAGAGGGGGATCTCAAGAAAGCCCTTGAAGACCTCCGCGATTCGATCCAGAAGATCAATCGCACTACCCGTGACCGCTTCAAGGAGACGTTCGATTTCGTCAACCAGCGTTTTGGCGAGGTGTTTGTCCGGCTGTTCCGCGGAGGGCGGGCCGAACTCCACCTGTCAGATCCGGACAACCTGCTGGAATCGGGTATCGAAATCATGGCCCAGCCGCCGGGCAAGAAGCTTCAGGATGTGAATCTGCTGTCGGGCGGCGAAAAGGCGCTCACCGCCATCGCCTTTGTCCTGGCGATGTTCCTCACCCGGCCATCGCCGTTTTGCCTGCTCGATGAGGTGGACGCTCCGCTGGACGACGCCAACATAGGCCGGTTCAATGACGTGGTCCGGGAGCTGACCCGGCTGGCGCAGGTCGTGGTCATCACCCATAATAGGCAGACGATGGAAGTGGCGGATACCCTCTCGGGTGTCACCATGGAAGAGCCGGGCGTCAGCAAGCTGGTCAGCGTCAAGCTGCACTGA
- a CDS encoding response regulator, whose protein sequence is MGENGPAKSTILIVEDNPMMRTFYQLAFKASPIKLAFADHGQKGYDLARQIRPDLIVMDINLPGMDGLVATKLIRADNDLAGVPILAVTARHKEDPSLRTGTFTSILFKPVKVDELRDAVMRLLPDFEGEPDLNP, encoded by the coding sequence ATGGGCGAGAACGGGCCAGCTAAATCAACAATTCTCATCGTCGAGGACAATCCGATGATGCGCACGTTTTACCAGCTTGCGTTCAAGGCTTCGCCCATCAAGCTCGCGTTCGCCGATCATGGACAGAAGGGGTACGACCTCGCCCGGCAGATCCGGCCAGACCTGATTGTCATGGACATCAACCTGCCCGGAATGGATGGTCTGGTTGCCACGAAACTGATCCGGGCAGACAATGACCTGGCAGGGGTGCCGATCCTCGCCGTCACTGCCCGGCACAAGGAAGACCCTTCCCTCCGGACCGGCACATTCACCTCCATCCTGTTCAAGCCGGTCAAGGTGGACGAACTGCGCGATGCAGTGATGAGGCTACTGCCCGATTTCGAGGGCGAACCTGACCTGAACCCGTAA
- a CDS encoding HEAT repeat domain-containing protein gives MIRTELRTVCAAALAGLFFAGLAAAESGRWPPPLCTDTQFDLHSRDGIPALVSSANRPPRISGTPGTRILADNDYVFLPDASDPDGDRLEFFIANQPAWTEFNREWGSLSGIPTEADTGVYPGISISVSDGRSAPVSLPPFTITVTGRDGRKPATAALRVQRPADPLYNGIPLSTWIRSLDSSDISERRRALQVMTAMGPEASAAVPVLIAILQRPVENPLVRAGSATALGRVGRGAREAVPALIRYLMEGGALNVEAAAEALGKIGEPAAVPFLARYLERSEPAIARKVATALGEIGPAAFEAVPLLVKSMQKGNEQAAEALGRIGDPASVPALTAALSDWRIAYGAASALGAIGAEDARVVPALVRAVGSSAPEPVRVRVIEVLGSFGIRAQEAIPALVGLLKGSHPAAVRAAAAQALMNISTEKEGGLPVLIWALGDAPDPAVRRWAAEFIGRLGPSAIDAIPALLKATADPDSGVRAEAERSLRKLQGRMAGKPLPGSDRLASGK, from the coding sequence GTGATACGGACGGAACTCCGGACCGTGTGTGCGGCTGCCCTGGCGGGCCTATTTTTTGCTGGTTTGGCCGCCGCCGAATCCGGACGGTGGCCGCCGCCGCTCTGTACAGATACGCAGTTCGACCTGCACAGCCGTGACGGCATCCCCGCCCTTGTCTCCTCCGCCAACCGCCCACCCCGCATCAGCGGAACCCCGGGCACGCGAATCCTGGCAGACAACGACTATGTGTTCCTTCCCGACGCGAGCGACCCCGATGGCGACCGTCTGGAGTTTTTCATTGCCAACCAGCCCGCGTGGACCGAGTTCAACCGCGAATGGGGCAGTCTGTCAGGTATTCCCACCGAGGCAGATACCGGTGTCTATCCTGGCATCTCGATTTCGGTTTCCGACGGTCGCTCGGCCCCGGTGTCTCTGCCGCCATTCACGATCACGGTCACAGGACGTGACGGCCGGAAACCGGCAACCGCAGCTCTCCGCGTCCAGCGTCCAGCCGATCCCCTTTATAACGGCATTCCCCTGAGCACCTGGATACGGTCCCTGGACAGCAGCGATATTTCCGAACGCCGCCGGGCACTTCAGGTGATGACGGCCATGGGACCGGAGGCTTCGGCCGCCGTACCGGTACTCATCGCCATTTTGCAGCGGCCGGTGGAGAACCCTCTGGTGCGGGCCGGATCGGCAACCGCGCTAGGCCGGGTCGGACGCGGAGCCCGCGAGGCGGTTCCGGCCCTCATCCGTTACCTCATGGAAGGTGGAGCCCTGAACGTGGAAGCGGCCGCCGAAGCGCTCGGGAAAATCGGCGAACCGGCAGCCGTTCCCTTCCTTGCCCGGTATCTGGAGCGCAGCGAACCGGCAATCGCCCGCAAGGTCGCAACCGCGCTGGGGGAGATCGGACCGGCCGCCTTCGAGGCCGTGCCGCTTCTGGTGAAGTCGATGCAGAAGGGCAATGAGCAGGCGGCCGAGGCCCTTGGCCGCATTGGCGACCCTGCAAGCGTTCCGGCGCTGACGGCAGCACTGTCCGACTGGCGCATCGCCTATGGGGCCGCCTCGGCCCTCGGGGCGATCGGTGCCGAGGACGCCCGCGTCGTTCCCGCCCTTGTCCGTGCGGTAGGTTCGTCCGCGCCGGAGCCGGTCCGGGTGCGTGTGATCGAGGTTCTCGGCTCCTTCGGCATACGGGCGCAGGAGGCCATCCCCGCCTTGGTGGGACTCCTGAAGGGCAGCCATCCGGCCGCGGTCCGGGCAGCGGCCGCGCAGGCGCTGATGAACATCTCGACGGAAAAGGAGGGCGGGCTGCCGGTGCTGATCTGGGCGCTGGGCGACGCCCCCGATCCGGCCGTCCGGCGCTGGGCGGCCGAATTCATCGGACGCCTCGGACCGTCGGCCATCGATGCCATTCCCGCCCTGCTCAAGGCCACCGCCGATCCTGACAGCGGCGTCCGGGCAGAAGCCGAGCGGTCGCTTCGCAAGCTCCAGGGCCGTATGGCCGGGAAGCCGCTGCCCGGAAGCGACCGGCTGGCCTCCGGTAAATAG